One stretch of Juglans microcarpa x Juglans regia isolate MS1-56 chromosome 3D, Jm3101_v1.0, whole genome shotgun sequence DNA includes these proteins:
- the LOC121256528 gene encoding probable galacturonosyltransferase-like 9: MIPSRQSADVLLILLSLLLPSFCLGIRSFPTRVVDAVNGLGLGPDGLSRFAEAPDYRNGAECPVSSNREYDLSCDTSLVHIAMTLDSKYLRGSMAAVHSVLRHASCPEHVFFHFISAEFDPVSPLVLNQLVRSTFPSLNFKVYIFREDTVINLISSSIRQALENPLNYARSYLGDILDRCVERVIYLDSDVVVVDDIRKLWDIPLSGSRVIGAPEYCHTNFTKYFTDSFWSDPVLSRVFGSRNPCYFNTGVMVMDLVRWREGNYRKRIENWMELQRKRRIYDLGSLPPFLLVFAGNVEPIDHRWNQHGLGGDNVRGSCRSLHPGPVSLLHWSGKGKPWVRLDAKKPCTLDHLWEPYDLYRAEDHTVGSSSPSSSSSPLPGYWGYFL, from the coding sequence ATGATTCCTTCCCGACAAAGCGCCGACGTTTTGCTCATCCTACTTTCGCTTCTCTTGCCGTCGTTTTGTCTGGGTATCAGGTCATTTCCGACTCGGGTGGTGGACGCTGTGAATGGGTTGGGACTGGGGCCCGACGGTCTGTCCCGCTTCGCGGAAGCGCCGGACTACCGTAACGGAGCAGAGTGCCCCGTGTCGAGCAACAGGGAATACGACTTGTCGTGCGACACATCTCTCGTCCATATCGCGATGACTTTGGATTCGAAGTATCTACGTGGCTCCATGGCGGCAGTGCACTCGGTTTTGAGACACGCTTCGTGCCCGGAGCATGTTTTCTTCCACTTCATCTCGGCCGAGTTCGACCCTGTGAGCCCCCTCGTCCTGAACCAACTCGTCCGATCAACGTTCCCTTCCCTTAATTTCAAGGTCTACATATTCCGCGAGGACACGGTGATCAACCTCATCTCCTCGTCGATTCGCCAAGCCCTCGAGAATCCGTTGAATTACGCCAGGAGCTACCTGGGTGACATTCTCGATCGCTGCGTCGAACGGGTCATTTACCTGGACTCGGACGTGGTCGTGGTCGACGACATTCGCAAGCTTTGGGACATCCCACTCTCCGGGTCCCGGGTCATCGGCGCGCCCGAGTACTGCCACACCAACTTCACCAAGTACTTCACCGACTCTTTCTGGTCCGACCCAGTCCTCTCCCGGGTCTTCGGCTCCAGAAACCCGTGCTATTTCAACACGGGCGTGATGGTCATGGACCTCGTGAGGTGGAGGGAGGGTAATTACAGGAAGAGAATCGAGAATTGGATGGAGTTgcagaggaagaggaggatCTATGATCTGGGTTCTCTCCCACCGTTCTTGCTAGTATTTGCCGGGAACGTAGAACCCATTGATCACAGGTGGAACCAGCACGGCCTCGGCGGTGACAATGTTAGGGGCAGCTGTAGGTCGTTGCACCCTGGTCCGGTCAGCTTGCTGCACTGGAGTGGGAAAGGGAAGCCCTGGGTTCGACTAGATGCCAAAAAGCCCTGTACTCTCGATCATCTTTGGGAGCCATACGATCTTTACAGAGCAGAGGATCACACCGTGGGTTCTTCATCTCCGTCGTCGTCGTCTTCGCCGTTACCTGGGTACTGGGGTTATTTCTTATGA